One Paenibacillus riograndensis SBR5 DNA segment encodes these proteins:
- a CDS encoding ribonuclease J, whose product MSKKNNNDKLTIFALGGVGEIGKNMYVVQYGNDIVVVDAGLKFPEEDMLGIDIVIPDISYLTENRDKVRGIVLTHGHEDHIGGLSYVLKNLNVPVYGTRLTLGLVENKLKEANLLGETKRILINEDSEIELGSSLKVTFFRTNHSIPDSVGVCIETPEGNVVHTGDFKFDHTPVNGQFANLHRMAEIGQRGVLALMSDSTNAEKPGFTPSEKNVGIVLEDIFRKAEQRVVVATFASNVHRIQQVVNAAESTGRKITVIGRSMVNVVSIASELGYLHVPDGMLIEPEEMNRMAGNRVVVLCTGSQGEPMSALTRMARSSHRKVDILPGDTVIIAATPVPGNEKYVGRTIDELFRLGANVIYSGSNSGVHVSGHGSQEELKLMLNLMKPKYFLPIHGEFRMQRRHALLAESVGVEPANIFITELGEVIEISGGSARRAGKVTAGNVLIDGLGVGDVGNIVLRDRKLLSQDGILVVVVTLSKQNGAIVSGPDIISRGFVYVRESEGLLDEANRIVSGTLQRLMSEKVNEWASLKTSVKDSLGRFLYEQTRRRPMILPIIMEV is encoded by the coding sequence TTGTCCAAAAAAAACAACAACGATAAATTGACGATTTTCGCTTTGGGCGGAGTCGGAGAGATCGGAAAAAACATGTATGTGGTACAATACGGAAACGATATTGTAGTCGTGGATGCGGGACTTAAGTTCCCGGAAGAGGATATGCTCGGGATTGACATTGTTATTCCTGACATCTCTTACTTAACTGAGAACCGTGACAAAGTCAGAGGTATCGTTCTTACCCACGGACACGAAGATCACATTGGCGGGTTATCGTATGTGCTTAAGAACCTGAATGTTCCGGTTTACGGAACAAGACTTACGCTGGGCCTTGTAGAGAATAAGCTCAAGGAAGCGAATCTCCTCGGCGAAACCAAACGGATTCTGATCAATGAGGATTCTGAAATTGAACTGGGCAGCTCACTCAAAGTAACTTTCTTCAGAACAAATCATAGTATTCCCGACTCGGTCGGCGTATGCATCGAGACACCGGAAGGCAATGTTGTTCACACTGGTGACTTCAAATTTGACCATACCCCAGTTAATGGCCAGTTTGCCAACCTGCACCGGATGGCTGAAATCGGGCAAAGAGGCGTGCTTGCGCTCATGTCAGACAGTACAAATGCGGAGAAGCCGGGCTTCACTCCTTCGGAGAAGAATGTCGGCATCGTGCTGGAGGATATTTTCCGCAAAGCCGAACAGCGTGTGGTGGTTGCAACCTTCGCTTCCAACGTGCACCGCATCCAGCAGGTAGTGAATGCGGCTGAATCGACTGGACGCAAGATTACCGTTATCGGGCGCAGTATGGTCAATGTCGTGTCCATTGCTTCCGAGCTTGGGTATCTTCACGTTCCCGACGGCATGCTGATTGAACCGGAAGAAATGAACAGAATGGCCGGCAACCGCGTAGTGGTATTGTGCACAGGCAGCCAGGGCGAGCCTATGTCGGCGCTTACCCGTATGGCGCGCTCCAGTCACCGCAAGGTTGACATCCTGCCGGGCGACACCGTAATTATTGCGGCAACTCCGGTACCAGGCAATGAGAAGTATGTCGGCCGTACCATCGATGAACTGTTCCGGCTGGGCGCCAACGTGATCTACAGCGGGTCCAATTCCGGTGTTCACGTATCGGGACACGGCAGCCAGGAAGAACTGAAGCTTATGCTCAACCTGATGAAACCGAAATATTTCCTTCCCATTCACGGTGAATTCCGGATGCAGCGCAGACATGCCCTGCTTGCCGAATCCGTAGGTGTAGAACCCGCGAACATCTTCATTACCGAACTGGGTGAAGTGATTGAGATTTCCGGCGGTTCAGCACGCAGAGCCGGCAAGGTAACAGCAGGCAACGTGCTGATTGACGGACTTGGTGTTGGGGATGTAGGCAACATTGTATTGCGTGACCGCAAGCTGCTGTCCCAGGACGGTATTCTTGTAGTGGTTGTGACGCTGAGCAAGCAGAACGGAGCTATTGTTTCCGGACCGGATATTATCTCCCGCGGCTTTGTATATGTACGGGAATCCGAAGGGCTTCTGGACGAAGCAAACCGGATTGTATCCGGCACACTGCAGCGCCTGATGAGCGAGAAGGTCAATGAATGGGCTTCTCTGAAGACAAGCGTTAAGGATTCACTCGGCCGTTTCCTCTATGAGCAGACACGCCGCAGACCGATGATCCTTCCGATCATCATGGAAGTGTAA
- the dpsA gene encoding dipicolinate synthase subunit DpsA: protein MLTGIRIVFLGGDARQIEVIRKCVEMDATVSAAGFDKWDAPSPGVSLEQMSAELLSRADVLVLPTVGCDDEGNISALFSTERLQLLEEHIAALPPSCMVYTGMAKSYLRGLCDKYSLKLVELLSRDDVAIYNSIPTAEGALVMAIQNTDFTIHGSTSMVLGMGRTGFTMARVLQGLGSNVKVGVRKQEHYARAEEMGWKPFMTGELVAHAPEADLIFNTIPSMIITAQVLSRLPRHCVIIDLASAPGGCDFRYAEKRGIKAMLAPGLPGVVAPKSAGIIMAGALVQSISDETFNRGDV, encoded by the coding sequence ATGCTTACTGGCATCAGGATCGTGTTCCTGGGCGGGGACGCGAGACAGATTGAAGTGATTCGGAAATGTGTGGAAATGGATGCTACGGTAAGCGCTGCCGGGTTCGACAAGTGGGATGCCCCAAGCCCGGGGGTAAGCCTGGAACAAATGTCGGCAGAGCTGCTGAGCCGCGCGGATGTGCTGGTGCTGCCAACGGTGGGGTGTGATGATGAAGGCAATATCAGTGCCCTCTTTTCAACGGAGCGCCTGCAGCTGCTGGAGGAACATATCGCCGCGCTTCCGCCAAGCTGTATGGTCTATACCGGCATGGCCAAAAGCTACTTGCGCGGCCTGTGCGACAAATATTCACTGAAGCTGGTGGAGCTGCTGAGCAGGGACGATGTGGCGATCTACAACTCCATCCCTACAGCAGAGGGAGCATTGGTTATGGCCATTCAGAATACGGATTTTACAATCCATGGCTCTACCTCAATGGTTCTGGGCATGGGCAGAACAGGGTTTACCATGGCCAGAGTGCTGCAGGGACTCGGTTCCAACGTGAAGGTGGGAGTAAGAAAACAGGAGCATTACGCACGGGCCGAGGAGATGGGCTGGAAGCCCTTTATGACTGGAGAGCTGGTGGCGCATGCGCCGGAGGCGGATCTTATTTTCAACACCATCCCTAGTATGATTATCACCGCACAAGTGTTATCGCGTCTTCCCAGACACTGTGTAATTATCGATCTGGCTTCCGCCCCGGGCGGGTGTGATTTCCGCTATGCGGAGAAACGCGGGATCAAGGCCATGCTGGCACCGGGACTGCCCGGAGTCGTTGCTCCCAAAAGCGCCGGAATTATTATGGCGGGCGCGCTGGTACAGTCGATATCGGACGAGACTTTTAACAGGGGGGACGTTTAA
- the dapA gene encoding 4-hydroxy-tetrahydrodipicolinate synthase, with protein sequence MPNLNYTADKEEFKVDFGRLITAMVTPFDRSGEINWEATSRLIDYLIEQKKSEALVVCGTTGESPTLSDEEKLELFAYVLKKAAGRCKIIAGTGTNSTRHSIHLTKEAEKIGVDGVLLVVPYYNKPNQEGLYRHFAAIAGETKLPVILYNVPSRTSVSMSAATTLRLAGIPNIVATKECQSVDQITQIVSACPADFRVYSGDDSAGLAALAVGGYGIISVASHVVGEQMAEMIQAYFSGNVQRAGELHRKLFPVFKGLFECPQPLPNPSAVKYALGLRGVDVGTVRLPLVPPTEEEASFIAALLE encoded by the coding sequence ATGCCAAATTTGAATTACACCGCTGACAAGGAGGAATTCAAAGTGGACTTCGGAAGATTAATCACCGCTATGGTAACCCCCTTTGACAGATCCGGCGAAATCAATTGGGAAGCTACCTCACGCTTGATTGACTATCTTATTGAGCAAAAGAAATCTGAAGCGCTGGTGGTCTGCGGGACGACGGGAGAATCTCCTACCTTAAGCGATGAGGAGAAACTGGAGTTATTCGCTTATGTGCTGAAGAAGGCCGCAGGCCGCTGCAAGATCATCGCCGGAACAGGCACCAACAGCACCAGACATTCCATTCATCTCACGAAAGAAGCGGAGAAGATCGGTGTGGACGGTGTGCTTCTCGTTGTGCCCTATTACAACAAGCCGAATCAGGAAGGGCTGTACCGGCATTTTGCTGCCATCGCAGGGGAGACAAAGCTGCCTGTTATTCTCTATAATGTGCCCAGCCGGACCAGCGTCAGCATGAGCGCTGCCACAACACTGAGGCTTGCCGGGATTCCGAACATTGTGGCAACCAAGGAATGCCAGTCCGTGGATCAGATTACACAGATTGTTTCAGCCTGCCCCGCTGATTTCCGTGTGTATTCAGGAGATGATTCCGCCGGACTGGCTGCGCTTGCTGTCGGGGGCTACGGCATAATCAGCGTTGCCAGCCATGTGGTTGGCGAGCAGATGGCAGAGATGATTCAAGCTTATTTCTCGGGGAACGTCCAACGGGCAGGTGAACTTCACCGCAAGCTGTTCCCGGTGTTCAAGGGGCTGTTTGAATGTCCGCAGCCGCTTCCGAATCCCTCTGCCGTCAAGTATGCGCTTGGCCTCCGCGGTGTGGATGTAGGTACGGTACGGCTCCCGCTGGTACCTCCTACAGAAGAAGAAGCGTCATTTATTGCTGCGCTGCTGGAATAG
- a CDS encoding polysaccharide deacetylase family protein: MKTEKAALVLACIAVVIGIGSTYGPVKEMLAQLKPQTGLAVWGRVYTEAQDDLRASIESKAAKLNSPPVDATVDRVWKAIPGYNGLEVDVEATYREAKLKGPNDGLKLLYRQIKPKVSLDDLGAQPIYRGNPAKPMVSLMINVAWGNQYIIPMLDILDQEKVKVTFFLDGSWLSRNKELAAEMLKRGHEMENHAYTHPNMSTLSRARATAEIQKTQNLLKESLGVTNIWFAPPSGDFDQETVDIAASLGLKTVLWTLDTVDWRNPSPDSIISKISSQAEPGTLILMHPTASSSQALRGMIRGIKAKGLQLGTVSQTLSAERVLPADVE, translated from the coding sequence ATGAAGACGGAAAAAGCGGCACTTGTGCTGGCCTGTATTGCTGTAGTGATCGGGATAGGCAGTACATATGGGCCGGTGAAGGAAATGCTGGCCCAGCTTAAGCCGCAGACTGGACTGGCTGTATGGGGCAGGGTCTACACGGAAGCCCAGGATGATTTGCGCGCAAGCATCGAGAGCAAGGCCGCCAAGCTGAACAGCCCGCCTGTGGATGCAACTGTTGACCGTGTATGGAAGGCTATACCGGGTTATAACGGGCTGGAAGTGGATGTGGAGGCAACCTACCGGGAGGCCAAGCTAAAGGGGCCTAATGATGGCTTAAAGCTGCTGTACCGCCAGATTAAACCTAAGGTTTCACTGGATGACCTGGGGGCTCAGCCGATCTACCGGGGCAATCCGGCGAAGCCGATGGTATCGCTGATGATCAATGTGGCCTGGGGCAACCAGTACATTATCCCAATGCTGGACATCTTAGATCAGGAAAAGGTGAAAGTCACCTTTTTTCTGGACGGCAGCTGGCTCAGCCGCAATAAAGAGCTGGCCGCAGAAATGCTGAAGCGCGGGCATGAAATGGAAAATCACGCCTATACCCATCCCAATATGAGCACTTTGAGCCGGGCGCGGGCGACAGCCGAAATCCAGAAAACACAAAACCTGCTCAAAGAGAGCCTGGGAGTGACCAATATCTGGTTTGCCCCTCCATCCGGCGACTTTGACCAGGAGACTGTTGACATTGCCGCCTCGTTGGGGCTGAAAACGGTGCTGTGGACGCTGGATACGGTGGATTGGCGCAATCCTTCACCGGATTCGATCATCTCCAAAATCAGCAGCCAAGCGGAGCCGGGAACCTTGATTCTAATGCACCCGACAGCTTCTTCGTCGCAGGCGCTCCGGGGGATGATCCGTGGAATCAAGGCGAAAGGCCTGCAGCTGGGGACGGTCAGCCAGACGCTCTCGGCAGAGCGTGTGCTGCCTGCGGATGTTGAGTGA
- the dapG gene encoding aspartate kinase — MGILVQKFGGTSLSTPAAREHVIRHVKRELASGFSLVVVVSAMGRKGEPYATDTLLDWAVQNGDALPSREKDLLMCCGEIISATTLCGLLEHEGVPATVLTGAQAGFLTDNNYGNARILDVRTERILRELREHKVVIVTGFQGQTEAGDFTTLGRGGSDTSATALGAALRADMVDIYTDVDGILTADPRIVEDAKQLSYVSYTEICNMAYQGAKVIHPRAVEIAMQAQIPVRVRSTFSEAEGTLVTHPEGFSDVSHGVVDRFVTGIAYVSNVTQISVECPEGNGTGVQLQIFKSMADNGISVDFINVTPTEALYTVNDDKSEQAIAALQELGLRPSSLSGCAKVSVIGGGINGVPGIMARIVEALSSQNIQILQSADSNTTIWVLVKKEDMVQSLRALHAKFELHR, encoded by the coding sequence ATGGGTATTTTGGTGCAAAAATTTGGCGGAACCTCACTCTCCACACCAGCGGCCAGAGAACACGTGATCCGTCATGTCAAACGTGAACTGGCCAGCGGCTTCAGTCTGGTCGTGGTCGTATCGGCCATGGGGCGCAAAGGTGAACCTTATGCGACAGATACTTTGCTGGACTGGGCGGTACAGAACGGGGATGCTCTGCCGAGCCGGGAGAAGGATCTTCTGATGTGCTGCGGAGAGATTATTTCTGCCACAACCCTGTGCGGCTTACTGGAGCATGAGGGTGTCCCGGCAACCGTGCTGACAGGAGCGCAGGCCGGTTTTCTGACCGATAACAACTACGGCAACGCCCGGATTCTGGATGTGCGGACCGAACGTATTCTGCGCGAACTGCGCGAACACAAAGTGGTGATTGTAACCGGGTTCCAGGGGCAGACCGAAGCCGGTGATTTTACGACCCTGGGACGCGGCGGAAGTGACACTTCGGCTACGGCGCTAGGCGCTGCGCTGCGGGCGGATATGGTTGATATCTATACAGATGTGGACGGCATCCTGACTGCTGATCCGCGGATTGTTGAGGATGCGAAGCAGCTGTCTTATGTCAGCTACACCGAAATCTGCAACATGGCTTATCAAGGCGCCAAGGTCATTCATCCCCGTGCTGTCGAGATTGCCATGCAGGCGCAGATTCCTGTACGTGTCCGGTCAACCTTCTCTGAAGCCGAAGGCACGCTCGTGACCCACCCGGAGGGGTTCAGCGATGTCTCCCATGGAGTGGTTGACCGCTTTGTCACGGGGATCGCTTATGTCAGCAACGTTACCCAAATCTCTGTGGAATGTCCGGAGGGCAATGGTACCGGTGTACAGCTGCAGATTTTTAAAAGCATGGCCGACAACGGCATCAGTGTGGATTTCATCAATGTAACGCCAACTGAAGCGCTGTACACGGTGAACGATGACAAATCGGAGCAAGCGATTGCTGCACTTCAGGAGCTGGGGCTGCGTCCTTCGAGCCTGTCCGGCTGCGCCAAGGTCTCGGTTATCGGAGGCGGGATCAACGGGGTTCCGGGCATCATGGCCCGCATCGTTGAAGCGCTTAGCTCGCAGAATATTCAGATTCTCCAGTCAGCCGATTCCAATACAACCATTTGGGTGCTGGTCAAAAAGGAAGATATGGTGCAGTCGCTGCGCGCGCTGCATGCCAAATTTGAATTACACCGCTGA
- a CDS encoding M16 family metallopeptidase, which yields MEKIVLSNGLRVVTEKIPTGRSVSFGIWVKTGSRNETPQNNGISHFIEHMLFKGTDRYSAKDIAEQFDAIGGNVNAFTSKEYTCYYAKVLDEHLPIAVDVLADMFFRSRMDAEELAKEKNVILEEIAMCEDTPDDLVHDLMCAAAYGEHPLAYSILGLKERLQEMTPDDLRDYMKAQYTIENTVISVAGNINDGLEELLEKHFGSFQNHGESAALAAPDFHGGLLFHRKKTEQNHICLSLPGVQSGGPLQYPMVLLNNAIGGGMSSRMFQEIREKRGLAYSVYSYHSSQADSGLFTVYAGTAPKQTKEVTELIKEMMHELAVKGLSDDELRKGKEQLKGSLILSLESTSSRMNRIGKNELMLGRHDTLDDMIAKIQQVSMDDVNQLLDHMFAQPLAVAMVGATDKAIANVRRDDLVLLRSN from the coding sequence GTGGAAAAAATAGTATTGTCAAACGGCCTCAGAGTGGTAACTGAAAAAATTCCCACCGGCCGATCCGTTTCCTTTGGAATATGGGTCAAAACAGGCTCCCGCAATGAGACTCCGCAGAACAACGGGATTTCTCATTTTATTGAGCATATGCTGTTCAAAGGAACCGACCGGTACAGCGCCAAGGATATTGCTGAACAGTTCGACGCTATCGGCGGCAACGTCAATGCGTTTACCTCTAAGGAATATACATGCTATTATGCTAAAGTGCTGGATGAGCATCTGCCGATTGCGGTCGATGTGCTGGCCGATATGTTTTTCCGTTCACGGATGGACGCCGAAGAGCTGGCGAAGGAGAAAAATGTTATTCTCGAGGAAATCGCCATGTGCGAAGACACACCGGATGATCTGGTGCATGATCTGATGTGCGCTGCAGCTTACGGTGAGCACCCCCTGGCCTATTCCATTCTGGGTCTCAAGGAACGGCTTCAGGAAATGACGCCGGATGATCTCCGGGATTATATGAAGGCACAATATACGATTGAGAACACAGTGATCAGCGTAGCCGGCAACATCAATGACGGGCTGGAGGAGCTGCTGGAGAAGCACTTCGGTTCGTTTCAGAATCATGGCGAATCCGCAGCGCTGGCTGCACCCGATTTCCATGGCGGGCTGCTGTTCCACCGCAAAAAAACAGAGCAAAACCATATTTGCCTCTCTTTGCCGGGTGTCCAAAGCGGAGGGCCACTGCAATATCCGATGGTGCTGCTGAACAATGCCATCGGCGGGGGCATGAGCTCGCGGATGTTCCAGGAAATCCGTGAAAAACGCGGGTTGGCTTATTCGGTTTATTCTTACCACAGCTCCCAGGCGGACAGCGGGCTGTTCACGGTATATGCGGGGACTGCGCCGAAGCAGACCAAAGAGGTTACCGAACTGATCAAAGAAATGATGCATGAGCTTGCCGTCAAGGGACTCAGCGATGATGAACTGCGAAAAGGCAAGGAGCAGCTCAAAGGCAGCCTGATTCTCAGCCTCGAAAGCACCAGCAGCCGGATGAACCGTATCGGAAAAAACGAGCTGATGCTGGGAAGACATGATACACTGGATGATATGATCGCCAAAATTCAGCAGGTAAGCATGGATGATGTGAACCAGCTGCTGGATCATATGTTTGCGCAGCCGCTCGCTGTGGCGATGGTAGGCGCAACAGACAAAGCTATTGCCAATGTTAGGAGAGATGATCTTGTCTTATTACGTTCAAATTAA
- the rpsO gene encoding 30S ribosomal protein S15 → MALTQERKHQLIDEHKTHESDTGSPEVQVAILTENIVNLTDHLRTHKKDHHSRRGLLKMVGQRRKLLAYLKNKDIRRYSALIEKLGLRR, encoded by the coding sequence ATGGCATTGACTCAAGAACGTAAACATCAATTGATTGACGAGCACAAAACTCATGAATCCGATACAGGATCCCCTGAGGTGCAAGTTGCTATCCTAACGGAGAACATCGTTAATTTGACTGACCACTTGCGTACGCACAAGAAGGATCACCATTCCCGCCGCGGACTGCTGAAGATGGTTGGACAACGTCGTAAACTGCTGGCGTATTTGAAGAACAAAGACATCAGACGTTACAGCGCCCTGATCGAAAAACTGGGATTGCGTCGCTAA
- a CDS encoding dipicolinate synthase subunit B, which translates to MDWHGKTVGYAVTGSHCTLAEVMPQIQRFMEGGANVVPIVSASVLNTDTRFGTSENWLKQLKEITGNDIISTIVEAEPLGPSKLLDVLTIAPCTGNTTSKLANAMTDSPVLMAAKAQLRNSRPLVLAISTNDGLGLNAANIAKLLVAKNIYFVPFGQDNPQGKPNSLVAQMDLIPEACFAALQGQQLQPMIIERFHSA; encoded by the coding sequence ATGGATTGGCATGGAAAAACAGTAGGTTATGCGGTGACCGGCTCACACTGCACGTTAGCCGAGGTTATGCCGCAGATTCAGCGGTTTATGGAGGGCGGAGCCAATGTGGTGCCGATTGTGTCCGCATCCGTGCTGAATACGGACACCCGCTTTGGCACATCGGAAAATTGGCTAAAACAGTTGAAAGAAATAACAGGGAATGATATCATTTCTACAATTGTTGAAGCGGAACCGCTGGGTCCTTCCAAGCTGCTGGATGTGCTGACTATTGCACCCTGCACGGGGAATACGACAAGTAAATTGGCTAACGCCATGACCGACAGCCCCGTGCTGATGGCCGCCAAAGCGCAGCTGCGCAACAGCCGTCCGCTGGTGCTGGCAATCTCCACCAATGATGGACTTGGCCTGAATGCGGCGAATATCGCGAAGCTCCTGGTTGCGAAGAACATTTATTTTGTTCCGTTCGGCCAGGATAATCCGCAGGGCAAGCCGAATTCGCTTGTGGCCCAGATGGACCTCATTCCCGAAGCCTGCTTTGCGGCTTTGCAGGGCCAACAGCTGCAGCCGATGATTATCGAACGGTTTCATTCAGCATAG
- the dut gene encoding dUTP diphosphatase: MSYYVQINKLSGNEDVELPRKMSEQASGYDLYAAVGEAVVLAPGERTLIPTGISLAMPDGLEAQIRPRSGLALKHGITCLNTPGTIDADYRGEIKVLLINLGQEPFAIARNERIAQMVFQAVPSVTMVQVDELSETERGAGGFGHTGK, from the coding sequence TTGTCTTATTACGTTCAAATTAACAAGCTTTCCGGGAATGAGGATGTGGAACTGCCCCGTAAAATGTCGGAACAGGCTTCGGGGTATGATCTGTATGCCGCCGTAGGAGAAGCGGTTGTCCTCGCTCCGGGCGAGCGTACCCTAATCCCCACTGGCATATCGCTGGCCATGCCGGACGGCCTGGAGGCACAAATCCGGCCGCGCAGCGGGCTGGCGCTGAAGCATGGCATTACCTGCCTGAACACACCGGGAACCATCGATGCGGATTACCGGGGAGAGATTAAGGTGCTGCTGATCAATCTCGGACAGGAGCCTTTTGCCATTGCCCGGAATGAACGGATTGCCCAAATGGTTTTCCAGGCTGTACCTTCTGTGACAATGGTCCAGGTGGACGAGCTGTCGGAAACTGAACGTGGTGCCGGCGGCTTTGGCCATACGGGGAAATAA
- the pnp gene encoding polyribonucleotide nucleotidyltransferase, with the protein MEKRVEMQLGGRRLVLETGRLAKQANAAVMVRYGDTSVLCTVTASSEPKDLDFFPLTVNYEERLYAVGKIPGGFIKREGRPSEKAILSSRLTDRPIRPLFPEGFRNDVQVLNLVMSVDQDCAPDIAAMIGTSAALSISDVPFDGPIGGVAVGRINGGFVINPDVAQQAVSDIYVVVAGTKDAIMMVEAEANEVPEDVMLEAIMFGHDEIRKIVAVIEELVAVAGKEKMAVKLHTVNSEVNAEVRAYAQIRLVEAVKIAEKHARQDAIDLINNETVEYFAEKYIETPELLKDVKEVLHDIVKDEVRRLITHDKIRPDGRKLDEIRPIECDTALLPRTHGSGLFTRGQTQILSVCTLGALGDVQILDGIDPAETKRFMHHYNFPPFSVGEARPLRAPGRREIGHGALGERALSKVIPSETEFPYTIRLVSEAIESNGSTSQASICASILAMMDAGVPIKAPVAGVAMGLIKDGEHVSILTDIQGMEDHLGDMDFKVAGTAEGVTAIQMDIKIAGIDRKILQDALQQAKEGRMFILGKMMEAISEPRPSLSKYAPKIIIININPDKIRDVIGAGGKIINKIIEETGVKIDIEQDGRVFIGSSDEAMIQKARGIIEGIVREVQVGEIYVGTVRRIEKFGAFVELIPGKDGLVHISQLSTERVAKVEDVVAIGDTITVKVTEIDQQGRVNLSRKAVLTSEGAAKA; encoded by the coding sequence ATGGAAAAACGTGTAGAAATGCAGCTTGGCGGAAGACGCCTTGTGCTGGAAACGGGCCGGCTTGCCAAGCAGGCAAATGCTGCAGTCATGGTACGCTATGGTGACACTTCAGTATTGTGTACGGTTACAGCCTCCAGCGAACCTAAAGATCTGGATTTTTTCCCGCTTACAGTAAACTATGAGGAAAGATTATATGCGGTTGGTAAAATTCCCGGAGGTTTCATCAAACGTGAGGGCAGACCCAGCGAAAAAGCGATTCTGTCCAGCCGTCTGACAGACCGTCCGATCCGCCCGCTGTTTCCGGAAGGATTCCGCAACGATGTCCAGGTGCTCAATCTGGTAATGAGCGTGGATCAGGATTGTGCGCCGGATATTGCCGCTATGATTGGTACTTCTGCCGCGCTCAGCATTTCCGATGTGCCGTTTGACGGACCGATCGGCGGTGTGGCTGTGGGCCGGATTAACGGTGGATTTGTTATTAATCCGGACGTTGCACAGCAAGCGGTGAGCGATATTTATGTAGTCGTAGCCGGAACCAAGGACGCCATCATGATGGTGGAAGCTGAAGCCAATGAAGTGCCAGAAGATGTTATGCTGGAAGCTATCATGTTCGGCCATGATGAAATCCGCAAGATCGTAGCTGTGATTGAAGAACTGGTTGCAGTTGCCGGCAAAGAAAAAATGGCAGTGAAGCTGCACACGGTAAACAGCGAAGTGAACGCAGAGGTCCGCGCTTATGCACAGATCCGTCTGGTGGAAGCTGTAAAAATTGCCGAGAAACATGCCCGCCAGGATGCCATCGACCTGATCAACAATGAAACGGTGGAGTATTTCGCAGAGAAATACATAGAAACACCAGAGCTTCTGAAGGATGTCAAGGAAGTGCTGCATGATATCGTCAAGGATGAAGTAAGACGTCTGATCACACATGACAAGATCCGTCCGGATGGACGCAAGCTGGATGAAATCCGTCCGATCGAATGCGATACGGCTTTGCTGCCGCGCACTCATGGTTCCGGACTCTTCACACGCGGACAGACTCAGATCCTCAGCGTATGTACGCTTGGTGCGCTTGGAGATGTGCAGATTCTGGACGGGATTGATCCGGCCGAAACGAAACGCTTCATGCACCACTACAACTTCCCGCCATTCAGCGTAGGGGAGGCCCGTCCGCTTAGAGCACCGGGACGCCGCGAGATTGGACACGGGGCCCTTGGGGAACGCGCTTTGTCCAAAGTCATTCCAAGTGAAACTGAATTCCCGTACACTATTCGTCTGGTGTCAGAGGCTATCGAATCCAACGGCTCTACTTCCCAAGCGAGTATTTGCGCCAGCATCTTGGCCATGATGGATGCAGGTGTGCCGATTAAGGCGCCTGTAGCCGGTGTAGCCATGGGTCTGATCAAAGACGGAGAGCATGTCTCGATTCTGACCGATATTCAGGGAATGGAAGATCATCTGGGCGATATGGACTTCAAAGTGGCAGGTACGGCTGAAGGGGTTACAGCGATTCAGATGGACATCAAGATCGCCGGCATTGACCGCAAGATTCTTCAGGATGCGCTGCAGCAGGCCAAAGAAGGACGGATGTTCATCCTGGGCAAAATGATGGAAGCCATCTCCGAGCCTAGACCAAGCCTGTCCAAATACGCTCCAAAAATCATTATCATCAACATCAATCCGGACAAAATCCGTGATGTCATCGGTGCAGGCGGCAAGATTATCAATAAAATCATTGAAGAAACCGGCGTGAAGATCGATATCGAGCAGGACGGCCGTGTCTTCATTGGCTCTTCGGACGAAGCGATGATTCAAAAAGCCCGCGGCATTATCGAAGGCATTGTACGTGAAGTGCAGGTCGGTGAAATTTATGTGGGTACCGTCAGACGCATCGAGAAGTTTGGTGCCTTTGTTGAACTGATTCCGGGCAAAGACGGACTGGTGCATATTTCACAGCTGTCCACAGAACGTGTAGCCAAAGTTGAAGATGTAGTGGCTATCGGCGACACGATTACGGTCAAAGTTACGGAAATCGACCAGCAGGGCCGCGTTAATCTGTCACGCAAAGCAGTGCTCACTTCAGAAGGCGCAGCCAAGGCGTAA